The genomic DNA GGTGATTTTATAGAAATAGACGGACAAGGAGGAAGTGTCCACGGGATAAATGTTTTTGCTACAACACTCAATACCATCGATAACAAAAGGGTTTTAGTCCCAAATGGGCTGGCAGCTTCCCATCAAATTATAAACTATACAAAGAACAAGATGAGAAGGGTGGATCTTTTATTTGGAATTTCTTATGACGATGATTTTAAAAAAGCTATAAAAATATTGACGGAAATTTCAGAATCTCATCCTAAGATTTCACAGCAAATCGATAAGACCATCAGGTTGAGGGAGTTAGCTAATAGTTCGGTAAACCTTACCTTTAGAGTATGGTGTAAATCTGAAGATTATTGGGAAGTGTACTATGATGTTATGGAGTCAGCTAAACTTAAGTTTGATGAAAATAATATAACTATACCATTCCCGCAAATGGATGTCCACATGCATAAAACA from Psychrilyobacter piezotolerans includes the following:
- a CDS encoding mechanosensitive ion channel family protein, with protein sequence MTEKDTLLNKIYELLTDTDRFAVLIEKFILFTVRAIIAVLVFMVCRKIIKILMKKYDQLNGKDSNKSLQTFSRSILKLSLNFAAIMIALLIMGVKQTAFVGLLGGAVLGIGLALKDTLANFAGGIIIIVFKAYEIGDFIEIDGQGGSVHGINVFATTLNTIDNKRVLVPNGLAASHQIINYTKNKMRRVDLLFGISYDDDFKKAIKILTEISESHPKISQQIDKTIRLRELANSSVNLTFRVWCKSEDYWEVYYDVMESAKLKFDENNITIPFPQMDVHMHKTEIIDK